One genomic segment of Rubripirellula amarantea includes these proteins:
- a CDS encoding ABC transporter permease, with protein sequence MSTARKRPIVHRLADTILSGGVTEYLGAQVLRRCATFTSIFAILSATVMLACRPGTWTPPVRAIFARQLLFTSVDAIFLTVRFGAAVGILLIVQAALWIDTLGVTTDVIAPMLWRAIVREIAPLMACMVVIGRSGIAISTELAMMLVNGEIEVLDSQGIDPMTCLVMPRILSIIISVFCLAVILATTMIVTGYVIGWSVGSIRLPWSDFLQVIIREFTSLDLLFFVPKTILAGAFAGAICCIDGLNIRGSVSDVPRVSSRSGIRALTAVFGVSAVLSLLIYGRILVFKIV encoded by the coding sequence GTGTCCACCGCTCGCAAACGACCGATCGTTCACCGCTTGGCTGACACCATCCTGTCAGGCGGCGTGACCGAGTACCTTGGGGCCCAGGTCCTGAGACGATGCGCGACGTTCACTTCGATCTTTGCGATCCTGTCGGCGACGGTCATGTTGGCATGTCGTCCGGGCACCTGGACGCCGCCGGTGCGTGCGATCTTTGCTCGGCAGTTACTCTTTACCAGTGTCGACGCGATTTTTCTAACCGTTCGATTTGGCGCCGCGGTTGGCATTTTGCTGATCGTCCAAGCCGCCCTCTGGATCGACACGTTGGGGGTGACCACCGACGTCATCGCACCGATGTTATGGCGAGCTATCGTTCGCGAGATCGCTCCGTTGATGGCGTGCATGGTTGTGATCGGTCGCAGCGGAATCGCGATCTCGACCGAGCTTGCGATGATGTTGGTGAACGGCGAAATCGAAGTACTGGATTCCCAAGGCATCGATCCAATGACGTGCCTGGTCATGCCGCGCATTCTGAGCATCATCATTAGTGTTTTTTGTTTGGCGGTGATCCTAGCCACCACGATGATTGTCACGGGATACGTGATTGGATGGTCCGTCGGGTCGATTCGATTGCCATGGAGCGACTTTCTTCAGGTCATCATTCGCGAGTTCACGTCCTTGGACTTGCTGTTCTTTGTGCCCAAAACTATTTTGGCGGGAGCATTCGCCGGCGCGATCTGTTGCATCGATGGGCTTAACATTCGAGGCAGCGTCTCGGATGTTCCCCGCGTTTCGAGCCGCAGTGGAATCCGTGCCTTGACCGCCGTCTTCGGAGTCTCGGCAGTATTGTCATTGTTGATCTACGGCCGCATTTTGGTGTTCAAAATTGTCTGA
- a CDS encoding dockerin type I domain-containing protein has product MFPSRHAKLRRRLKIQGLEDRRLLAVLPGLESIDFDGHDITVGIISDSFNTHGGIRSAVMAGELPGRDNPNGFDTPVEVLSEATYSRQDRGRGIAELIHDVAPAASLIFHAAPSTYYGIASTMSALVHAGADVIVTDMQYPAGDAFLESYIDERIREIVSSGVTVIAAAGNAGDTGYLAPFESVELSSRPGDVPASIGDIPLHDFDSGPNVDVTQSFTLPAGQSIAITLSWNGSPYYLPTGSPSDEYLDTSYQLFLTDEAGQNVLDESFPFWYGNGYFVGQVSYHNETQSTQTLNLIVGEAQNVFLANPVISIIANESLALDSFEYKTHSSPQLGVSTMESVITVGASRGSAQARSYSSIGGREIEWLYDPTHADHGDYGTIDYIGATYAKPNILAPDGDELFTLRPEWNVTSAPDSKQFYSTSASAAKTAGLVALMLEASEGGMSPEQVRQVLEETAKDIGPTGFDFVNGHGVINADVAVQAAEKYRVPPPFEFAFTAELPDGQRELFVSDGTDAGTRLLRDLSGKHSSDPRDLTSIGGRLFFTAVLPSGERELFRSDGTADTTALVSNLAGTSSSNPRELTVVGNTLFFVMTQRNGEDRVYKTTGSRSSTVPVSATSIGQPQDLFAVEDQLCFLGRERDTSQQRVYAFFENGVRSGSWKINPPVEELIPFGSSVAAVVRTSAGRRIHALVNEGSGRRFARESRDVFAVVGPVVRSDDSLFFTAADEQGKLTIRRAVLSNDGRTVSTNVVAQGPELRGNPESLTVIDDQLFFTANIPPANRELMVSDVEGGSTRVVRDLFGTVSSDPQQLTAAGDRLFFTVVFPSGEVELLASDPTLSQTYRVKDLSGNVSSDPKGLTEVSERLVFSAVQGNGQRELYTSDGTSRGTRRIANLSGSHSSDPKYFAATTFQVEPQNFVDESGESEAVVWAADASFESTDVNRDGKTSAVDALMIINAMHTDPAGFSPMDVNGDRAVTALDALVVINRFSRERGVADIDGNSVGENGTETDDDLLTLLSHDSRLF; this is encoded by the coding sequence ATGTTCCCATCACGGCACGCCAAACTTCGGCGTCGTTTAAAGATTCAAGGTTTAGAAGATCGACGTCTGTTGGCCGTGTTACCGGGGTTGGAGTCGATCGACTTTGACGGACATGATATCACCGTGGGGATCATCTCGGATAGTTTCAACACTCATGGTGGAATTCGATCGGCAGTGATGGCGGGTGAGTTGCCTGGCCGCGACAACCCCAATGGCTTCGATACTCCGGTCGAAGTGCTTAGCGAAGCTACATACTCGAGGCAAGACCGCGGTCGCGGTATCGCTGAATTGATTCACGATGTGGCACCCGCGGCATCACTAATTTTTCATGCGGCACCTAGTACCTACTACGGGATTGCGAGCACCATGTCCGCGCTCGTCCACGCCGGTGCGGATGTGATTGTCACGGATATGCAATACCCAGCGGGCGATGCGTTTCTTGAGTCATACATCGACGAACGAATCCGAGAAATTGTAAGCTCAGGCGTTACCGTGATCGCCGCTGCCGGTAACGCGGGTGATACCGGATATCTTGCTCCGTTCGAGTCCGTCGAACTCTCGTCGCGCCCTGGTGACGTTCCGGCGTCGATCGGCGACATTCCGTTGCATGACTTTGACAGCGGTCCGAACGTAGACGTGACTCAGTCGTTTACTTTACCGGCGGGTCAGTCCATCGCCATTACGCTGAGTTGGAATGGTAGCCCCTATTATCTGCCAACTGGATCGCCTAGTGATGAGTATCTCGACACGTCCTATCAATTGTTCTTAACTGACGAAGCGGGGCAAAACGTGCTCGACGAGAGTTTTCCTTTTTGGTACGGCAATGGTTACTTCGTTGGACAAGTCTCTTATCACAATGAAACGCAGAGTACCCAAACACTGAATTTGATTGTCGGTGAAGCTCAGAATGTGTTCTTAGCGAATCCAGTCATTTCCATCATCGCCAACGAGTCACTAGCGCTTGATTCGTTCGAGTACAAGACGCACTCGTCACCTCAACTAGGCGTATCAACGATGGAATCGGTGATTACTGTCGGAGCGTCGCGCGGCAGTGCTCAAGCTCGAAGTTATTCAAGCATTGGTGGCCGGGAAATTGAGTGGCTATACGATCCCACTCATGCAGATCACGGTGATTATGGGACGATTGACTACATCGGTGCGACCTATGCGAAGCCCAATATACTTGCACCCGACGGCGACGAGCTGTTCACATTAAGACCGGAGTGGAACGTTACGTCAGCTCCAGATTCCAAGCAATTCTACAGCACTTCAGCGTCAGCCGCGAAGACTGCGGGCTTGGTCGCGTTGATGCTTGAGGCGTCCGAGGGCGGCATGTCGCCTGAGCAGGTGCGCCAGGTTCTCGAGGAGACTGCAAAGGACATTGGGCCAACCGGTTTCGACTTCGTCAATGGGCATGGCGTAATCAATGCCGACGTTGCGGTGCAGGCGGCCGAAAAATACCGGGTTCCCCCGCCCTTTGAGTTTGCGTTCACGGCGGAGTTGCCCGATGGCCAGCGTGAGTTATTCGTTAGCGACGGTACCGATGCGGGCACGCGGCTGTTGCGAGACCTTTCAGGCAAACATTCATCAGATCCCCGCGACCTGACCTCGATAGGTGGCAGGCTGTTTTTCACGGCAGTGCTTCCCAGTGGTGAACGCGAGTTATTTCGCAGCGATGGAACGGCGGATACGACGGCGCTGGTATCGAACCTCGCGGGGACTTCAAGCAGCAATCCTCGTGAATTGACCGTTGTGGGAAACACGCTGTTCTTTGTGATGACCCAACGCAATGGCGAAGATCGTGTTTACAAAACGACGGGATCTCGAAGCAGCACGGTGCCGGTTTCGGCAACAAGCATTGGTCAACCTCAAGACCTGTTTGCGGTAGAAGACCAGCTTTGCTTTCTAGGTCGGGAGCGTGATACATCGCAGCAACGCGTTTATGCCTTTTTTGAAAATGGAGTAAGAAGCGGATCTTGGAAGATCAATCCTCCTGTCGAAGAGCTCATTCCCTTTGGCAGTAGCGTTGCCGCCGTGGTCCGGACGTCGGCGGGGCGTCGCATTCACGCATTGGTGAATGAGGGCTCGGGACGAAGGTTCGCTCGCGAGTCACGAGATGTGTTCGCAGTCGTGGGACCAGTGGTCCGTTCGGACGACAGTCTCTTTTTTACCGCCGCGGACGAGCAAGGCAAGCTCACCATTCGGCGAGCGGTGTTAAGTAACGATGGCCGCACGGTGTCGACCAATGTGGTCGCTCAAGGACCCGAGTTGCGAGGCAACCCAGAATCGTTGACCGTCATAGACGATCAATTGTTCTTCACGGCAAATATTCCACCGGCGAATCGGGAGCTGATGGTCAGTGATGTAGAAGGCGGTTCTACGCGAGTCGTACGCGACCTTTTCGGTACGGTTAGCTCAGATCCGCAGCAATTGACTGCAGCTGGCGACCGATTGTTCTTCACGGTAGTGTTCCCCAGCGGCGAAGTTGAATTACTTGCTTCGGATCCGACGCTTTCGCAGACGTATCGTGTCAAAGACCTTTCTGGCAACGTCAGTTCCGACCCAAAGGGTTTGACGGAAGTCTCGGAGCGATTGGTGTTCTCTGCTGTTCAAGGCAATGGTCAACGAGAGCTATACACTTCCGATGGCACAAGTCGAGGAACGCGGCGGATCGCCAATTTGTCTGGTTCACATTCGTCGGACCCCAAGTACTTCGCAGCGACGACGTTCCAGGTCGAACCTCAAAATTTTGTCGATGAGTCTGGTGAGTCGGAAGCGGTCGTTTGGGCGGCAGACGCATCGTTTGAGTCGACGGATGTGAATCGCGATGGCAAGACATCAGCGGTCGATGCATTGATGATTATCAATGCGATGCATACTGATCCAGCTGGATTTTCGCCGATGGACGTCAATGGTGATCGCGCGGTTACGGCACTCGATGCCTTGGTGGTGATCAATCGCTTTAGTCGCGAGCGGGGCGTTGCAGATATCGACGGCAATAGCGTTGGCGAAAATGGCACCGAAACTGACGACGATTTATTGACCCTACTCAGTCATGACTCACGTCTGTTCTAA
- a CDS encoding adenylate/guanylate cyclase domain-containing protein: protein MPENHETTAPQWGFFQRHGLLFVGTSPVVANAIGSLFNVLYNRNQVFPLFTDAQRMRFDDCVLWFNLLIYPIAMLCFVIPLLWLRPIHRDLLAGKPVDVTTHQRAQRYVVNLPWWFLLVASAGWLVCIPVFIISLYVLPDPLSGVIVAHLVTSFLIASMIAITHSFFAVELAIQHALFPVFFRRDMPAGETMPASVPGIVPLNITLRGVLWTVSSVVSPVISLVLILLLPDDANLAPRFAVGVGIVAIAFGLATSWMLGKLVVTPVQQLRRAATQVAKGDLNAHIHLLCADEFGHLINSFNSMVEGLRHRELLQQTFGRHVGEEAARQIISQGDQLTGREQVITVMFVDVRNFTHYSSSHSPSEVVTALNVFFREAVERVEQHGGMVNKFLGDGFMAIFGVGSNAEGHAQAAVDSALSLRACVDQSTDLFKNAGWDDLQIGVGINTGPAVVGSIGSPKRQEYTAIGDTVNVAARVESLTKAVGQCVLITESTRAALGDCVVCKPLPPQLVKGKGTPLVVFAVE, encoded by the coding sequence ATGCCTGAGAATCACGAAACGACGGCACCCCAGTGGGGATTTTTTCAGCGTCATGGTTTGTTGTTTGTGGGGACGTCGCCGGTTGTTGCCAACGCGATCGGTAGTCTCTTTAACGTTCTTTACAATCGAAACCAAGTTTTCCCGCTGTTCACCGACGCTCAACGGATGCGTTTCGATGATTGCGTGCTGTGGTTCAACTTGTTGATTTATCCGATCGCGATGTTGTGTTTCGTGATCCCGCTGCTGTGGCTCAGACCGATTCATCGCGATCTGTTGGCGGGAAAGCCGGTCGACGTCACGACCCATCAACGGGCTCAGCGATACGTCGTCAATTTGCCATGGTGGTTCTTGCTCGTTGCTTCGGCGGGTTGGCTCGTTTGCATTCCCGTCTTCATCATCTCGTTGTACGTTTTACCGGATCCACTTTCGGGCGTGATCGTTGCTCACCTTGTGACGTCGTTTCTGATCGCGTCGATGATTGCGATAACGCATAGTTTCTTTGCGGTGGAGTTGGCCATCCAGCACGCGTTGTTTCCCGTCTTTTTTCGTCGTGACATGCCGGCCGGCGAAACCATGCCGGCAAGCGTTCCTGGCATTGTGCCATTGAACATCACGTTGCGAGGTGTCCTTTGGACTGTGTCGTCAGTCGTTAGCCCTGTGATTTCGCTGGTCTTGATCCTGTTGTTGCCCGACGACGCGAACCTGGCACCACGGTTTGCGGTAGGAGTAGGCATCGTTGCGATCGCTTTCGGTTTGGCGACGAGTTGGATGCTTGGAAAGTTGGTCGTTACGCCGGTGCAACAACTTCGCCGGGCTGCCACTCAAGTTGCCAAAGGCGACCTCAATGCTCACATCCACTTGCTTTGCGCCGACGAGTTTGGGCATCTGATTAACAGTTTCAATTCGATGGTGGAAGGATTGCGGCACCGCGAGTTATTGCAGCAGACCTTTGGCCGGCATGTGGGCGAAGAAGCGGCCCGCCAAATCATCAGTCAGGGCGACCAACTGACAGGACGTGAGCAGGTGATTACGGTGATGTTCGTTGACGTTCGGAATTTCACTCACTATTCATCGAGTCATTCACCCAGCGAAGTTGTCACGGCTTTGAATGTGTTCTTTCGTGAAGCCGTCGAACGAGTGGAACAGCATGGTGGGATGGTCAACAAATTCTTAGGTGATGGGTTCATGGCGATTTTCGGAGTCGGATCGAACGCCGAAGGTCATGCGCAGGCGGCCGTCGATTCAGCGTTGTCGTTACGAGCTTGTGTCGATCAGTCGACGGACTTGTTTAAGAATGCCGGTTGGGATGATCTGCAAATCGGAGTCGGAATTAACACCGGACCCGCAGTGGTCGGCAGTATCGGGTCACCCAAACGTCAGGAGTACACTGCCATTGGCGACACCGTCAACGTCGCCGCACGAGTCGAGTCGTTAACAAAGGCGGTGGGTCAGTGTGTCTTGATCACTGAGTCGACCAGGGCCGCGTTAGGCGACTGCGTTGTGTGCAAACCGCTTCCACCTCAATTGGTCAAAGGCAAGGGAACGCCCTTGGTTGTGTTTGCCGTTGAATGA
- a CDS encoding P-loop NTPase family protein, translating into MSDIKAEPKADATPTAEVVLELRHVTFSGRSTDSLRLMDADLSVHAGELVMLQIDRSDKARDTVSMLQGLQPINHGEVIFKNQDWLGEDYSRHFQMRSQIGRVFEEHGWIQNMTVYENVIMASLHHGQTQSTIEQRLKHWAKHFELPLISRERPAFVESSVLQLHQWIRALIHHPSLILLEHPMQSVAAHMRSKLIGAINQLRDAGAAVIWFTSNPNDLSTAITGPVFRMTISGGQFEMCGGDISE; encoded by the coding sequence TTGTCTGACATCAAAGCCGAACCGAAAGCCGATGCCACGCCGACCGCAGAAGTCGTGCTGGAACTTCGTCACGTTACCTTCTCGGGACGCAGCACTGATTCGCTACGTTTGATGGATGCCGATTTGAGCGTGCATGCTGGTGAACTCGTGATGCTGCAAATTGACCGATCCGATAAGGCACGCGATACCGTTTCGATGCTTCAAGGTCTTCAGCCCATCAATCACGGCGAAGTCATCTTCAAGAACCAGGATTGGTTGGGTGAAGACTACAGCCGCCATTTTCAGATGCGCAGCCAGATTGGTCGCGTCTTTGAAGAACACGGTTGGATTCAAAACATGACCGTCTACGAAAACGTAATCATGGCCAGCCTGCATCACGGACAAACTCAATCCACCATCGAACAGCGACTCAAGCATTGGGCGAAGCACTTCGAGTTGCCATTGATTAGCCGAGAACGACCGGCCTTTGTCGAGTCATCGGTACTGCAGTTGCACCAGTGGATCAGAGCGCTCATTCATCATCCATCGTTGATCCTGCTCGAACATCCCATGCAGTCGGTGGCTGCCCACATGCGGTCTAAATTGATTGGAGCCATCAACCAGCTTCGCGATGCCGGCGCCGCGGTGATTTGGTTCACCAGCAACCCGAATGATCTTTCCACTGCGATCACCGGTCCCGTCTTTCGCATGACGATTAGCGGCGGCCAGTTCGAAATGTGCGGAGGTGACATCAGTGAATGA